In a single window of the Rhizobiaceae bacterium genome:
- a CDS encoding HugZ family protein, whose translation MSEAKKDVIRPTDAEAVALGKQLLRTAQFGALAVLDKDDGSPFVSRAGVATLLDGTPIILVSLLSQHTQALLADPRCSLLLGEPGKGDPLAYPRISLTCRAKRIERDGPAYQSARRRYLNRHPKAKLYVDLGDFNFFALPIERASLNGGFGKAYRLTDSDLLTAGPNEELDHLEQSALDHMNSDHVDAVERYARAAGAKDGRWRLVGIDAEGVDLASETRFKRLPYPQPMQNCGDLRGILAKLARIGVANDTDC comes from the coding sequence ATGAGCGAGGCGAAAAAGGACGTCATCCGCCCGACAGACGCCGAGGCGGTTGCGCTCGGCAAGCAGTTGCTGCGCACGGCCCAGTTTGGCGCACTGGCCGTGCTCGACAAGGACGACGGTTCGCCATTCGTCAGCCGCGCGGGCGTGGCCACCCTGCTGGACGGGACGCCGATCATTCTCGTTTCGCTGCTTTCGCAGCACACGCAGGCGCTGCTGGCCGATCCGCGCTGCTCACTTCTGCTCGGCGAACCCGGCAAGGGCGATCCGCTCGCCTATCCGCGCATTTCGCTGACCTGCCGCGCCAAACGCATCGAGCGTGACGGCCCGGCCTACCAATCCGCGCGCCGCCGGTACCTGAACCGCCACCCCAAGGCGAAGCTCTATGTCGACCTCGGCGATTTCAATTTCTTCGCCCTGCCCATCGAACGCGCCAGCCTCAATGGAGGCTTCGGAAAGGCCTATCGCCTGACCGACAGCGACCTGCTGACAGCCGGACCGAACGAGGAACTCGATCATCTGGAGCAATCTGCGCTCGATCACATGAACAGCGACCATGTGGACGCGGTCGAGCGCTATGCGCGGGCTGCCGGGGCAAAAGACGGGCGCTGGCGGCTGGTCGGCATCGATGCCGAAGGCGTCGATCTCGCATCCGAGACGCGCTTCAAGCGGCTCCCCTACCCGCAACCTATGCAAAATTGCGGTGACCTTCGCGGAATCCTCGCGAAACTCGCACGTATTGGGGTTGCTAATGATACTGACTGCTAA
- a CDS encoding 3-hydroxyacyl-CoA dehydrogenase, producing the protein MNAEGQIAIVTGGGSGLGEASARALAARGAKVAVVDLGLERAEQVAASIGGLAVKCDVSDAASAESAFAQIAEKLGTARILVNCAGIAIGVKTVGKDGPHPLDAFRKVIEVNLIGTFNMIRLFADRASRLDPLDGGERGVIVNTASVAAYDGQIGQAAYSASKGGVVGMTLPVARDLARSGIRVATIAPGIFKTPMMAGMPQEVQDSLGAAVPFPPRLGEPAEYAALALHIVENQMLNGETIRLDGAIRMAPR; encoded by the coding sequence ATGAACGCGGAAGGTCAAATCGCAATCGTAACAGGTGGTGGCTCCGGCCTCGGCGAAGCAAGTGCGCGGGCGCTTGCCGCCAGGGGCGCGAAAGTCGCCGTTGTCGATCTCGGGCTTGAACGCGCCGAACAGGTTGCCGCCAGCATCGGCGGGCTCGCCGTCAAATGCGACGTTTCCGACGCGGCAAGCGCGGAATCAGCCTTTGCGCAGATCGCGGAAAAGCTCGGCACGGCGCGTATTCTCGTCAATTGCGCCGGCATCGCCATCGGCGTGAAAACCGTCGGCAAGGACGGGCCGCACCCGCTGGACGCCTTTCGCAAGGTCATCGAGGTGAACCTGATCGGCACCTTCAACATGATCCGCCTTTTCGCCGACCGCGCCTCCCGGCTCGACCCGCTGGACGGCGGCGAGCGCGGCGTGATCGTCAACACGGCTTCGGTCGCGGCCTATGATGGCCAGATCGGGCAGGCCGCCTATTCGGCGTCCAAGGGTGGCGTCGTGGGCATGACCCTGCCGGTCGCGCGCGACCTCGCACGATCTGGGATCCGGGTCGCGACCATTGCGCCCGGCATCTTCAAGACCCCGATGATGGCGGGCATGCCGCAGGAGGTGCAGGATTCGCTCGGCGCCGCCGTGCCCTTCCCGCCGCGCCTTGGCGAACCGGCGGAATATGCGGCGCTGGCGCTGCATATCGTTGAAAATCAGATGCTCAACGGCGAGACCATCCGGCTTGATGGAGCGATCCGCATGGCGCCCAGATGA